The DNA region ACTCATCGACGAGTACCGCGACGAGTTCGCCAACCCCTACACCGCCGCCGAACGGGGCTACGTCGACGACGTGCTCGAACCGCCCGAGACGCGCTCGCGGCTGATCGGCGACCTGGAGACGCTACGCTCCAAGCGGAAAGACCACCCGGACCGGAAGCACGGGAACATCCCGCTCTAGAGGTTCCCGCGGGCAGTTCAGCCCGTCTCCACGTTCGCGGCCAGTCGCCACCCGACGACGCCACAGAGCGCGAACCCGTAGGCGTTGAGCGACCCGTGGAGCGTCACCATCCGGCCGATGCTCAGCCCGAGCGGGTTCGTCCCGGAGAACGCCGCGACGCCGTAGCCGAGCGCCAGCGCCATCGACGCCGGCAGTGCGAGCGCCGACACGCCCACGAGCGCGGCCGGCGGGGCGTCCAGCGACGGGACGACCCGGACGAGCACCAGCAGGCCAAACGCCGCCACGGCGAGGGTGAACGCGCCGACCGCGACCACCTCCACCAGCGGCGAGAAGGAGATACCGACCGCGATGATAGCGGGTCCGACCAGGATCACGCCGGCGACGGCGCGCGCCCCGCCCTCGAAGCCGCCGAGGTGTCGGCCCGTCACGCCCGCGAGGACCGGCAGCGCGAACCCGGCGAAGTGGAAGTGGACAGCGGTGAGCAGGACGATCGTCGGATCGAACCAGAAGGTGATCCCGAGGTGCGAGAGGACGAGCGCGACGGCGGCGACCGGGGCGTAGGCGAGGCCGGCGTCGACGAGCGCGGCGGTCAGCGGTCGGATCGTACCTCGCTCGACCGCCCGCGAGACGCCGGCGAGCGCGAGCAGGCTCGTCACGAAGACCCACGGCGCGGCCAGCCCCGCGGCGGTCGGCCCGGCGTCGACCACGAGCGAGAGGGCCATCAGCGCTGCGCCGACGGGGAGGAGCGCCACGGCGGCGCCGAGCAGTCGACCCGGGAGCCCGGCGAACTCCCCGCGCGCGGCCAGTCCGACGCCCAGCGGGACGACGACCAGCGGCGCCAGCGCGAGCGCCCGCTCGACCTGCGAGAGGCCGCCGGCGAGCGCGAGGACGAGCCACAGGCCCGCGCCGAAGACGGCGCTCAGGTCCGCGAGCGTGACGCCGGCGACGAGCCGGGCGAACGGGTCCGATTCGGTCTCCGCCGTGCTGTCCGAACCCGGTTCGTCGCCGCTCATGGCGGCAGCGGGTCGACCCCGGTGACCGGTTTCAGGTCGTCGGGCACCCGCTCCATCTCCCGGCGCTCCTGGGTGAACGACCCGCGGTAGCCGAGGATGTGCCCGACGAGGCCGCTCTCGACGGTCGCGGTGACGTAGAACTGCTCGTCGTCCTCGTCGTATCGGTCGCGGACGGTCACGTCGACCCCGAGCGGGCCGGGTGTCGGGAGATAGCGGCCGCCGACGCGGGTCCACTGTTTGCCCCCCTCGACGACGAGAACACCGTCCTCGACGCGCGGGTGGAGTTCGGAGACGACGTGCCCGCCGGTGCCGAGGAAGTCGAACAGCCGCTCCCGTTCGCGGTCCCACACGGTCGTCGAGTCGAACTGTCGGGTCTTCCCGTCGAAGTCGAACTCCCGGCGGGTGGTCAGCGCCTCGTAGCCCGCGGGGTCGCGCCAGCCGGCGGTCGTCACCGAGAACGGCACGTCCTCGCCGGACTCGGGGAACAGCAGGTTCCGCGCGGGCATCGCGTAGAGAACCGGCAGCGCGACGGCGCCGCGCGTGATGTCCATCAGTCCGCGACCCACGGTCGCGAACGCGTCGTCGGGGCCGAGCGCGTACCGCTCGCGCACGTTCGGGTGCAGGTCGTCGGCCGCCTCGCCAAGCGCGTACTCGTAGACGCCCGTCACAGCACCACCGCCGGCGGAGGATTCATACCGGCACTGATGGGGCGAGCGACAAAACGGTTGCTGGCCGGCTGGGCAGTCGATCCGGGGCAGATCGGCGCGGCGGGGTCGACTGACCGACGTTCAGGACGCTTCCTGGACCATGTCGCGGGCGTCGTCGTCGCTCAGGTCCATGTCGTGTTTCTCTTGGGCGTGTTCCTTGACGTGCTGGATGACCTCCTGCTCGTCCTCGGACTTGATCATGAAGTCGTCTCCCTGGCTGCATTCGACCTGGTAGGCCATACGGCGACCGACGGGCCGCGACGGTATTGCTATGGGGCGGCTTCCGACCGGTAGGCCCTTCCCTGTCAGTCGGTAGCACGACACATCCGCGAGTATCGACGGCCTGTCCCGCTCACTCGTCGCGCACCAACGCGTCGTCGCCGTGGCGTTCGCGCAACTCGCGGAGGTACGCTCGGCTTTCCCGGACGCGCGGGGTCGGTTCCTCGTACGCGTGTTCGAACCACGCCTCGACGTCGGGCTCGTAGGCCTCGGCGGCCTCGACCAGTTCGGCCACCCGCTCGCGGTTGCGCTCCTCGATTTCGGCGACCCGTTCGTCGTCCAGCAGGCCGCGCTCGCGGAGGAACCGTTCCATCCGCGGGATCGGGTCCCGTTCGCGCCAGCGGTCGACCTCCTCGTCGGTGCGGTACCGCGAGGGGTCGTCGGCCGTGGTGTGGGCGCCGAAGCGGTACATCTCCGCCTCGACCAGCGTCGGGCGCAGCTGGTTCTCGGCGGGATCGCGGGCCTTCTCGACGGCCCCCCTCGTCACCTGGTAGACGGCCAGCGGGTCCATCCCGTCGACGCGGACGCCGGCGAAGCCGTAGGCGTCGGCCTTCTCCGCGATGGTCGCGCTGGCGGTCTGGCGCTCCCGCGGGACGGAGATGGCGTACTGGTTGTTGTTGCAGAAGAAGACGGCGGGCGCGTCGAACACGCCCGCGAAGTTGAGCGCCTCGTGGAAGTCCCCCTCCGACGTGGCACCGTCGCCGAAGTGACAGCAGACGACGCGGTCGTCGCCCCGCAGGCGGGCCGCCCACGCCATCCCCGTGGCGTGGGGGAGGTGGCTGGCGATGGAGATGTTCAGCGGGAAGACGTGCTTGGAGGCGAGCCACTCGTTGCCGACCTCGTGGCCCATCCAGTACAGGAGGTACTCGGGTTCGAGCCCGCGGACGGCGACGGCGCCGTGCTCGCGGTACTGGTCGACGATCCAGTCGTCGTCACGGAGCGCGTGGGTCGACGCGACCTGCGCGGCCTCCTGGCCGGCCAGCGGCGGGTAGGTTCCCATCCGGCCCTGGCGCTGGAGGGAGACGGCTCGCTCGTCGAGGTGGCGGGCGAGCTTCATCTCCCGGAACATCGCCACGAGCCGCTCGTCGGACAGGTCGGGCACGGTCGCGTCCTCGCGGACCTGCCCGTCGGCGTCGAGCACCTGCACCAGTCCGTCCTCGGTCCGCGCGACGGCGTCGCTGTCGCTCACTGGTGGTTCGACGGCCAGCAACCGCATAACCGTTTTCCCGGTCGGCGCACGCACGACTCGTCAGCGCGGCCGCCGACCACCCCGGTGTCCGATTAGATTTAAAGGGCGACGCGCGGTACAGGACGGTATGTTCGAGAAGGTCCTCGTCGCGAACCGCGGCGAGATCGCCGTCCGCGTGATGCGAGCCTGCGAGGAGCTGGGGGTCGGGACGGTCGCCGTCTACAGCGAGGCCGACAAACACGCCGGCTTCGTCCGCTACGCCGACGAGGCGTACAACGTCGGCCCCGCCCGCGCGGCCGACTCCTACAACGACGGGGAGGCCGTCATCGAGGCCGCGAAGAAGGCCGGCGCCGACGCCATCCACCCGGGCTACGGCTTCATGGCCGAGAACGCCGACTTCGCCGCCCGCGTCGAGGAGACCGACGGGATCACGTGGATCGGTCCCTCCAGCGAGGCGATGGAGCGGCTCGGCGAGAAGACCCACGCCCGCAAGGTGATGCAGGAGGCCGACGTGCCCATCGTCCCCGGCACCACCGAGTCCGTCGAGGACCCCGAGCAGGTGGTCGAATTCGGCGAGGAACACGGCTTCCCGGTCCTCATCAAGGCCGAGGGCGGCGGCGGCGGCATGGGCCAGGAGGTCGTCGAGAGCGCCGAGGACGCCGAGGAGGCGCTGGAGACCGCCCAGCGCGAGGGCGAGGCGTACTTCTCGAACGCGTCGGTCTACCTGGAGCGGTTCCTCGACAACGCCCGCCACGTCGAGGTGCAGATCATCGCCGACAAACACGGCAACGTCCGCCACGTCGGGGAACGAGACTGCTCGCTCCAGCGCCGCCAGCAGAAGGTCATCGAGGAGGGACCGAGCCCGGCGCTGACCGACGAGTTACGCGAGCAGATCCGCGAGGCGGCCCGCAGAGGCGCCGACGCCGGCGACTACTACAACGCCGGCACCTTCGAGTTCCTCGTCGAGGACGAACAGCGCAACGACGAGGGCCTGCTCGACGCCGACACGGACTTCTTCTTCCTCGAAGTCAACACGCGCATCCAGGTCGAGCACACCGTCACGGAGGAGCTGACGGACATCGACCTCGTGAAGTGGCAGATCCGGGTCGCCGCCGGCGAGGAGATCACCTTCGATCAGGACGACGTGGAACTGGCGGGTCACGCGATGGAGTTCCGGATCAACGCCGAGAACGCCGCCAACGACTTCGCGCCCGCCACGGGCGGTGAGTTCGAGGTGTACGACACCCCAGGTGGTATCGGCGTCCGGGTCGATGACGCCCACCGCCAGGGCGACGAGCTGGTCACCGACTACGACTCGATGATCGCGAAGCTCATCACGTGGGGCGAGGACCGCGAGGAGTGCATCGCCCGCGGCAAGCGCGCGCTGGCCGACTACGAGATCCGGGGCTTCCCGACGATCATCCCGTTCCACCGGATGATGCTCACCGACGAGCCGTTCCTCGAAGGCAGGCACACCACGAAGTACCTCGACGAGGACCTGGACCACGACCGCATCGAGGCGGCCCAGGAGCGCTGGGGCACCGAGTCGTCGGGGGGCGACGACGAGGACGAAGAGGTCGTCGAGCGGGAGTTCACCGTCGAGGTCAACGGCAAGCGCTTCGAGGTCGAGCTGGAGGAGCGGGGCGCGCCCGCCATTCCCACCGGCGGCGACGGCGCCGGTAGCGGCGGTCAGCAGGCCCAGCGGCCCCAGCCGGGCGGTGGCGGCGGGTCGGGTGGCGGCGACTCCGGCGGCGTCTCCGCCGAGGGCCAGGAGATCACCGCGGAGATGCAGGGGACGATCCTCGAAGTGAACGTCGCGGAGGGCGACGAGGTCGCCGCGGGCGACGTGCTCTGCGTGCTGGAGGCGATGAAGATGGAGAACGACATCGTCGCCGAGAGCGCCGGCACCGTGACCGCCGTCGCCGTCAGCGAGGGCGAGTCCGTCGACATGGGCGACACGATGTTCGTGCTGGACTGAGACCGCGGCCGTCCGGGTCCGAGCCCGGAGTGTCCCGCCGACCGACACGGTTTAGTCGCCGAAATTAATATCGTTCGACATGACCGACGACCGGACACCGCTGGTCTCGCTCGCCGACGAGGCGTCGGCGCTGCTGTCCGGCGCCGCCGGCTGGCTGCTCGTCTGGCTGGGACTGTCCGGCGTCGCCGTCGTCGCGGCCCGGGCCGCGAGCGGAACGGTCTGGTCGCCGTGGCCGGCGCTGGTCGCGCTGGCGCTCTCGGTCGTCGCCGTCGCCGCGGGCGTCGCCGTCAACCCGCGGTTCGAGCGAGCGTACGCCCGCTCGCGGTTCGGCCGCGTCCCGACGGTCGAGCGCCGGGCGGTCCGCCCGTCGGAGGCGACCGACGAACCCTGCGTCGTCTGCGGGGGGCCCGTCGACGCCGGCCTCTGCCGGCGCTACCGCGAGGAGGCCGTCGTCGCCGGCGTCCCCGTCTCCGCGAGCGACGGCGAGGAGAACCACTACTGCCTCGACTGCGCCGCCGCCGAACTCGGGATCGACGCTGGGACGACCCCCGACGCGGAGGCGGCCGACGGGTCCCCGCCCGAGGCCGACCCGGAGTCCGACAGCGACGGCGAGCGCATCGCCGACTCGGGGTGACGCCCCCGGGCGGGACCGGGCCGGGAGTACAAGACTTATGAAAACTCGCCGAGGTGATCCGGTAGATGGTCCCCGACAGTTCCCTCTCCAGGCGTCAGGTGCTCGCGAGCGGCGGCGCGGCGGGCGCGCTGCTGGGCGGCGGCGTCCTGGCGCGTCGCCTCCTCCCGACAGCCGCCGGGCGGTCACCGGACGGGTGGCCGATGGTCGCCCGCGACCCCGGCGGCACGGCCTACGCGCCCGAAGCCGACCCGCCGACCGACGGGGTCAAGGTGCGCTGGAAGTACGGACTACCGCCCTGGCCGGGTGCAGACGTGCGCCCCGCACCCGTCGTCGCCGGCGGCGTGGTCTACGCGGTCGGTCCGCACGAGTCGATGCCCCCTCACAGCCCCGAACTGGTCGCCCTGTCGGCGAGTGAGGGGAGTGTGCTGGCGCGCGCTCGGCGGCCGGTCCGGAGCGCGCCGGCGGTCGCGCCCGCCCGCGCCTACCGGGCTCGGACCGTCGCAACGCTGGAAACGCCGACGTTCGACCCCCACCGGCTGGTCGGACTTCCGGGCGCCGACGCCGGCACGGGCGGGTGGCTCGGCGGGGGCGAGTCCGCCCCGTGGACCGGCACCGACGCGACCCGGTGGACGGCGTCGGTCGACGCGGACTCGGACAGCTACAGCCGGATCCGCTTCGGCGGAGCCACGACGCCGCCGCCCGTCGCCGTCGGCGACGCGCTCGTGACGTTCTTCCGGGGGACGCTCGCTGCGGTCGACGGGAGCAGCGGCGCGGTCCGGTGGACGAGCGACGAGGGACTGCCGGCCACACGCCCGGCCGTCCGCGACGGCGCCGCCTACGTCGTCGGTCCCGACCGGGGCGTCCGCAGCTACGACCTCGCGACCGGGGCGAGCACCGACCTGTCGGTCGACCTCCCGGGCCGGCCGATGTACCTCGCGGCGACCCCGGCCCGGCTGTACGTCGCTGGCCAGGGGTGGGTCAGCGCGCACTCGTTCGACGGCTCTGCCGACTGGCGGGCCACGTTCCCCGAGGGGGCGTCGGTGCCGGCCGGGCCGGTCGCCGTCGCCGACGGGACGGTCTACGTCCGGCGCGCGGACACGACCGCGACGCGGCTGTGCGCCCTCGACGCCGATGACGGCTCGGTCCGCTGGGTCTGCGAGGGCGTGACGCCGAGCGAGGCGGCGTACCTCCCGGCGGCGACCGACGACGCGGTGTACGTTCCGACCGACGCGGGCGGGCTGGCGGCGGTCGACGCCGACGACGGGTCGGTCCGCTGGCGGTTCGACCCCGGCACGGAACCGTGTTCGCCCGCCGCCATCGTCGACGACGCCGTGTACGTCGTCGGGAGCGAACACCTCTACGCGCTGGAGGAACCATGAGCGACGAGCGCGACGCGACCGCCGGGGGTTCCGGAGCGCCGACTTCCGGTGAACCGTCCGGCGAGACCGACGGCGGCTATCCGACCGGCCCCGCGGTCGAGCGCGACGACCGGGTACCCCTCACGGGAACCGGCCTGGTCCGCGAGAGTGCCGTCCGCCTGCGTCGGAACCCGAGCGCCTTCCTCGCCATGCTTCTGGCGGGACTGGCGGTCGCGGTCGTCGACTGGGTCCGCCTGGCCGACCCGGTTCCGGTCGCCGCCTTCGAGGGCATCACCGCCGGACGCGTGACGGTCCACTACGGGATCATGGTGAGCGTCCCCGCGGGCGTGTCGACGCCGCTGTCGGCGCTGGCCGGCCTGAAGCCCGGCTGGCTGGCCTGGGTCGCGGCGCTGGAACTGTTCCGGGCCGCGGCGCTCGCGGCGGCCGGCGTCTACGCGTTCGCGACGCTGCTCGACGCCGAGCCGAGTCGTGGGGCAGCGGCCCGCTACGGCCTCGCCTTCGGCGCCCTCGCGCTGCTCCGGGCGTTCGCCCCCAGCGCCGACGTGCCGCTGCTCGTCGGGCTCCCGTTCGTCGCGCTGTACGTCTACGTCGTCGCCCACCTGGTCGCGCTCCCGGCACTGCTCGTCGAGGGCGCGTCGATCCCCGACGCGCTCGGGCGGAGCTGGGGGCTGGCGACCGGCCACGGCTGGGCGCTGGCCGGCGTCGTCGTGGTCCTCGGCCTCGCGACCTACCTCGCGGGGAGCGCGCCCGTCGGGGGTCCGGTTCTGGCGAGCGCCGTCGCGGCCGTGCAGGTCGGGACCGTCGCCGCGTTCGTCCGGCGGGCGCGGCGGACCGACCGGGCCGCCGCGGCGTGACGGCCGACTGGGGCCCGCGTCGGGCACGGCCGGGCGGACCGCGCCGGCTCCGGACCACTTACGGTCGCGCCCGAGAGATGGACGGCCATGCAGGAGACGCGCGAGCGGGTCCTCGACGCGCTGTCCGAGGGGCCGGTCACCGGGCCGGAGCTGGCCGAGCGGCTGGACGTGTCGCGGGCGGCCGTCTGGAAGCACGTCGAGGCGCTCCGGGAGGCGGGCTTCGAGGTCGCGAGCGGCGACGCGGGGTACGAACTGGTCGCGGTCCCCGAGTTCGGCGGCGCGGCCGTCGAGTACGGGCTGGCGGCTCCCTTCGACGTGGAGTTCCACGAGTCGATCCCCAGCACGAACGCCCGTGCCCGCGACCTCGCGGGGGAGGGCGCCGCCGACGTGGCCGTCCTCGCCGACGAGCAGACCGGCGGCCGGGGCCGACTCGACCGGGAGTGGTCCTCCCCGAGCGGCGGGGTCTGGCTGAGCCTGCTGGTGCGGCCGGACGTACCGGCCACCCACGCGCCCGCGTTCACGCTCGCAGCGGCGGTGGCCGTCGCACGGGCCGCTCGCGAGGCCGGTGTCGACGCGCGGATCAAGTGGCCCAACGACGTGGTCGTCCCCGCCGAGGACGCCGACGGCGACGGGATCGAGCGGAAGCTCGCGGGGATCCTCACGGAGATGGAGGGCGAGGCCGACCGCGTCTCGTGGGTCGTCGTCGGGATGGGGATCAACGCCAACGTCGACCCCGCGGACCTGCCGAGCGAGGCGCGACCGGCGACGCTGTCGGCGGAGGCAGGCGAGGTCGACCGGCGGGTGTTCACCCAGCGCGTGCTGGAGGAGTTCGACGACCTGCGCGGTGACCTGGAGTCGGTCGTGCCCGCGTGGCGCGAGCACGCGACGACGCTCGGCAAGCGCGTCCGCGTCGACACGCCCGGCGGCGAGGTCGTCGGCGAGGCCGTCGACGTGACGTTCCCGGGAACGCTCGTCGTCGACACCGGCGACGAGCGGGTAACGGTCACCGCCGGCGACTGCGAGCACCTGCGCCCGGTCGAGTGAAGGGGAGACGGGCGGACGGTCAGACCGGCCGTCTCAGGAGCTCTCGACGCCGGCCGCGGGGTCGGCGTCGGCCTCGACGACCTCGTCGGCCTCGACGGCGCCCTCGCTGACCGGCACCGTCACGACGGGCACGGCCGACTTCCGGACGACCCGCTCGGCGACGCTCCCCAGCAGCAGGCGGTCGATCCCGCCGCGGCCGTGGGTGCCCATCACCACCACGTCGACGGGCTGGTCGCGCGTGTAGCGGACGATCTCGGTGCTCGGCGTCCCCTCGACGGTCTCGGCCTCGACGGCCACGTCGTCGGGGGCCAGCCGCTGGACCCCCTCCAGCGCCGTCTCGCCCTCCGACTCCAGGACGTTGCGGACGCCCTCCCAGGAGGTCTCCATCGGGAGCCCGGTGAAACTCGTCGCGTCGACGACGTACAGCGCCTGAATCGTCGCATCGTGGACCCGCGCCAGTTCCCCCGCGTGGTCGACCACCCGCTCGATGCCCGCCGAGCCGTCCGTCGGCAGCAGGATCGTGTCGTACATCCCCATGCCAGTACGTACCACGCACGGCGGTATAACACTTCGGCAGGATCGGACGGGCCACGTCGAGAGCACGGCAGAGACGGGATCAGGACGGAGAGAGCGGCAGGAGGATGGCTCGCCGTCCGTCGGTCAGGCGCCGGCCATCTCCCGGCAGGACTCCGCGCACTCCTGCAGCACGTCGGCGCAGACCTGGCAGTGGTCGGCGTCGTGCTTGCCGCACTCCTCGGCGCAGGCCTCGCAGGCGTCGGCGCAGGCCTCGGCGAGCGTGGAGCTGAACTGCGAGTCGCGGGCCATGAACCGGGCGTGCAGCGAGGCGAGGTCGGCCACGTCCCGACAGAGCCGGGCGCACTCCTCCATCTCGGCGTCGCCGAGACACTCGTCGGCGCACCACTCGCAGACCTCGGCGGCCTCGTTGCAGTTCTCGATGCACTCGCGCTGCTCGTCGCTCAGGCGGTCGATCCTGGAGACGGTGTCGGCAAGTGACATTGCGTGTTCGGATAGGCGTGTGATTCCAGTCAACACACTGCCTGTATCTCCAAGCGGTGCCGTCCGAACAGTGGATCGGCCGATATCGGTGCCTTCGGGACGGTAGCGGGGGCGTACCGCTCAGCGCTCGGGCAGGTACACGTCGGTCACGTCGGCGACGCCGGCGCGGCGGACGACGGCACGGACGACATCCTGCGCGCCCGCGAGGTTGTCGGAGTCGCCGTCGAGCACCAGCAGTTTGGCGTCGCGGCCGGGCTCGACGAGCCCGCAGTTGCGGTCGGCGATCTCGGCGCCGTTGACCGTCGCCATCCGCAGCACGTCGCGGGCGCTCACGTCCGCGAGCTTCGCGGCGAACTCCATCTCGCGGAACATCGACGGGCTGTTCAGGAAGACGTTGTCCGTGCCGAGCGCGACGGTCGTCCGTTCGAGGAGCTCCTCGATCGGGGGGAAGCCCACGTCGGTGACGAGATTCGAGCGGGGGCAGACGACGACCGGGATCTCGCTGTCTGCCACCCGATCCATGTGCAGTTCCTCGGCGTGGACCATGTGGACGAGGAAGTCGGGATCGAGGTCCAGGGCGGGGTTGATGTCGGAGGCGTCGACCTCGCCGGCGTGGATGCCGAAGGGTTTGCCGGCGCGGGCGGTCGCCGTCCGCTCCCGCGAGAAGTCGGCGTCGTTGGCGCCGCTGGCGCCGAAGCCGTCGGCGGCCTCCATCGCCTCGACCGTCTCCCGGCCCATGACCATCGGGTCGATGGGCAGTCCGTGGACGGCCCGCTCGAAGGCCTCGACGCCCGCGACGCCGCCCTCGCGGAACTCGATGCAGGCCGCCGTCCCGGAATCGACCATGAACTCCAGCGACCGGCGCATCGCCTCTACCTTCTCCTCGGTGCTGGCCTGCCGGAGCAGCCGGTGTTTCAGCCCGTCCGGCGGCGCGACCAGCTCCTCCAGCGAGAGGCCGCCGCCGGCCTCCTTGGCGATGGAGTCGCCGATGTGGGTGTGGGTGTTGACGAACGCCGGGAGGACGATGTCGTCGCTGTGGGTCGGGGCCTCCTCGACGGCCGTAATCTGGCCGTCCTCGACGACGACGCGGCCCTCGACGGGCTCGAACTCGCGCCCGCGGAGGATCCGTCCCTCGAACGTGGTGGAACTCATGACTTGGAGTCGCCCGAGGCGTCAGTTAAAGCCGTCGGGGCGCCCCGACAGCGGGACCCCGGAGCGGGCCTCGGCCTCAATTGAACTCGTCGAGGGTCGCGTGGACGCCGGGGCGCACGTCGCGGACCCGGGTGTCGTCGAGGTCGAGCCCGAGCGTCCGGACGGCGGCGTTGCCGACCCGCTCGGCCGTCTCGGCGGGGGCGTAGACGCCCAGCCGCCACTGGTCGCGCTGGGCGGCCCGCAGGGCGTTGACCAGCGTCGACTGCTCGCTCAGCCGGCGCACCTCGCCGTTCACGAGGACGCGGCTCGACGACTCCTTCATCGAGGGGCGGTCGGGCACGTCGAGGATCACGGCGTCGGGGTCGACGTTGGCCTCGTCGGCGACTGCGCGCTCGTGGTCGTGGATGGCCTCCTGGTCGGCGTCGAGCAACGCCTCGGGGACCGCCCCCATCTCGGCCCAGACGCCCCGCTTGTACAGGTCCCGGCGGTCGAGCCGGTGGGCGAGCGCGGCTGTCGCGTCGCACTGCCGGAGGGCCACGCGCAGCCCGCAGTCGTCCATCCGCCGCAGTTCCGCGGCGTCGATGTCGGTGTGGACGAGCAGCCGCTGGGTCGCCCGCCGGAGCATCGCCTTCGCGATGCGGGCGACGTGGTGGCTGTAGACGGTCGGGTTCATCAGCGCCCGGGCGAGCAGGAGGCTCTCGGCGGTCTGGACGTTGCCCTCGTCGAGAACGAGGTCGCCGTCGACGAACCGCAGCGCCCGCACCAGCCGCTCGGCGTCGATGGTGCCGTAGGGGACGCCCGTGTGGTGGGCGTCCCGGACGAGGTAGTCCATCCGGTCGACGTCGAGTTCGCCGGAGACGATCTGGCCGAGTTCGCCGTCGCCGGCCACGAGGTCCGCCACGGCGCCCGGGTCGAGGTCGTGGTCGTCCAGAGCCCGGGCGACGGGCCCGCTGTCGATGAGGTCGTGAACGTCGTCGTGGTACTTGCCCGTCCGGCGGTGGATGATGTCCTCGATGTTGTGGCTGTAGGGAGCGTGGCCCACGTCGTGGAGCATCGCCGCCGCGCGGACCCGCTCGGCCTGCCGGCCCTCGATGCCGAGGTGGGCCAGCGCCTCGTTGGCGAGGTGGTAGACGCCCAGCGAGTGCTCGAAGCGGGTGTGGTTGGCGGAGGGGTAGACGAAGGTGACCGTCCCGAGCTGTTTGATCC from Halosimplex halophilum includes:
- a CDS encoding outer membrane protein assembly factor BamB family protein; this encodes MVPDSSLSRRQVLASGGAAGALLGGGVLARRLLPTAAGRSPDGWPMVARDPGGTAYAPEADPPTDGVKVRWKYGLPPWPGADVRPAPVVAGGVVYAVGPHESMPPHSPELVALSASEGSVLARARRPVRSAPAVAPARAYRARTVATLETPTFDPHRLVGLPGADAGTGGWLGGGESAPWTGTDATRWTASVDADSDSYSRIRFGGATTPPPVAVGDALVTFFRGTLAAVDGSSGAVRWTSDEGLPATRPAVRDGAAYVVGPDRGVRSYDLATGASTDLSVDLPGRPMYLAATPARLYVAGQGWVSAHSFDGSADWRATFPEGASVPAGPVAVADGTVYVRRADTTATRLCALDADDGSVRWVCEGVTPSEAAYLPAATDDAVYVPTDAGGLAAVDADDGSVRWRFDPGTEPCSPAAIVDDAVYVVGSEHLYALEEP
- a CDS encoding YndJ family protein; this translates as MSGDEPGSDSTAETESDPFARLVAGVTLADLSAVFGAGLWLVLALAGGLSQVERALALAPLVVVPLGVGLAARGEFAGLPGRLLGAAVALLPVGAALMALSLVVDAGPTAAGLAAPWVFVTSLLALAGVSRAVERGTIRPLTAALVDAGLAYAPVAAVALVLSHLGITFWFDPTIVLLTAVHFHFAGFALPVLAGVTGRHLGGFEGGARAVAGVILVGPAIIAVGISFSPLVEVVAVGAFTLAVAAFGLLVLVRVVPSLDAPPAALVGVSALALPASMALALGYGVAAFSGTNPLGLSIGRMVTLHGSLNAYGFALCGVVGWRLAANVETG
- a CDS encoding universal stress protein; its protein translation is MYDTILLPTDGSAGIERVVDHAGELARVHDATIQALYVVDATSFTGLPMETSWEGVRNVLESEGETALEGVQRLAPDDVAVEAETVEGTPSTEIVRYTRDQPVDVVVMGTHGRGGIDRLLLGSVAERVVRKSAVPVVTVPVSEGAVEADEVVEADADPAAGVESS
- a CDS encoding DUF1059 domain-containing protein; the encoded protein is MAYQVECSQGDDFMIKSEDEQEVIQHVKEHAQEKHDMDLSDDDARDMVQEAS
- a CDS encoding biotin--[acetyl-CoA-carboxylase] ligase, producing the protein MQETRERVLDALSEGPVTGPELAERLDVSRAAVWKHVEALREAGFEVASGDAGYELVAVPEFGGAAVEYGLAAPFDVEFHESIPSTNARARDLAGEGAADVAVLADEQTGGRGRLDREWSSPSGGVWLSLLVRPDVPATHAPAFTLAAAVAVARAAREAGVDARIKWPNDVVVPAEDADGDGIERKLAGILTEMEGEADRVSWVVVGMGINANVDPADLPSEARPATLSAEAGEVDRRVFTQRVLEEFDDLRGDLESVVPAWREHATTLGKRVRVDTPGGEVVGEAVDVTFPGTLVVDTGDERVTVTAGDCEHLRPVE
- a CDS encoding acetyl/propionyl/methylcrotonyl-CoA carboxylase subunit alpha is translated as MFEKVLVANRGEIAVRVMRACEELGVGTVAVYSEADKHAGFVRYADEAYNVGPARAADSYNDGEAVIEAAKKAGADAIHPGYGFMAENADFAARVEETDGITWIGPSSEAMERLGEKTHARKVMQEADVPIVPGTTESVEDPEQVVEFGEEHGFPVLIKAEGGGGGMGQEVVESAEDAEEALETAQREGEAYFSNASVYLERFLDNARHVEVQIIADKHGNVRHVGERDCSLQRRQQKVIEEGPSPALTDELREQIREAARRGADAGDYYNAGTFEFLVEDEQRNDEGLLDADTDFFFLEVNTRIQVEHTVTEELTDIDLVKWQIRVAAGEEITFDQDDVELAGHAMEFRINAENAANDFAPATGGEFEVYDTPGGIGVRVDDAHRQGDELVTDYDSMIAKLITWGEDREECIARGKRALADYEIRGFPTIIPFHRMMLTDEPFLEGRHTTKYLDEDLDHDRIEAAQERWGTESSGGDDEDEEVVEREFTVEVNGKRFEVELEERGAPAIPTGGDGAGSGGQQAQRPQPGGGGGSGGGDSGGVSAEGQEITAEMQGTILEVNVAEGDEVAAGDVLCVLEAMKMENDIVAESAGTVTAVAVSEGESVDMGDTMFVLD
- a CDS encoding four-helix bundle copper-binding protein, translating into MSLADTVSRIDRLSDEQRECIENCNEAAEVCEWCADECLGDAEMEECARLCRDVADLASLHARFMARDSQFSSTLAEACADACEACAEECGKHDADHCQVCADVLQECAESCREMAGA
- the pdhA gene encoding pyruvate dehydrogenase (acetyl-transferring) E1 component subunit alpha, translating into MRLLAVEPPVSDSDAVARTEDGLVQVLDADGQVREDATVPDLSDERLVAMFREMKLARHLDERAVSLQRQGRMGTYPPLAGQEAAQVASTHALRDDDWIVDQYREHGAVAVRGLEPEYLLYWMGHEVGNEWLASKHVFPLNISIASHLPHATGMAWAARLRGDDRVVCCHFGDGATSEGDFHEALNFAGVFDAPAVFFCNNNQYAISVPRERQTASATIAEKADAYGFAGVRVDGMDPLAVYQVTRGAVEKARDPAENQLRPTLVEAEMYRFGAHTTADDPSRYRTDEEVDRWRERDPIPRMERFLRERGLLDDERVAEIEERNRERVAELVEAAEAYEPDVEAWFEHAYEEPTPRVRESRAYLRELRERHGDDALVRDE
- a CDS encoding DUF4166 domain-containing protein, which gives rise to MTGVYEYALGEAADDLHPNVRERYALGPDDAFATVGRGLMDITRGAVALPVLYAMPARNLLFPESGEDVPFSVTTAGWRDPAGYEALTTRREFDFDGKTRQFDSTTVWDRERERLFDFLGTGGHVVSELHPRVEDGVLVVEGGKQWTRVGGRYLPTPGPLGVDVTVRDRYDEDDEQFYVTATVESGLVGHILGYRGSFTQERREMERVPDDLKPVTGVDPLPP